In a single window of the Roseofilum reptotaenium CS-1145 genome:
- the uvrA gene encoding excinuclease ABC subunit UvrA, with amino-acid sequence MTEDNTIRIRGARQHNLKNIDLELPRDRLIVFTGVSGSGKSSLAFDTIFAEGQRRYVESLSAYARQFLGQVDKPDVDSIEGLSPAISIDQKSTSHNPRSTVGTVTEIYDYLRLWFGRAGEPHCPICDRSIAPQTIDQMCDRIMELPNRTRFQILAPVVRGKKGTHKKLLSSLASQGFVRVRINGEVQDLSDTIELEKNRKHDIEIVIDRLIIKSGLEERLTDSLSTALHHGEGMAMIEIMRDSEPETILFSENFACPEHGAVMEELSPRLFSFNSPYGACPDCHGLGSHRQFSPALLIPDAEAPLFRAIAPWSEKENTYYLSLLDSVAEAYNFELTTSWKNLTSEQQEIILHGTTEEIYLEPQSDYRQTSGYYARFKGVIPILERIYHETGSDLQKQKLEPYLIDKICSSCNGKRLKPEALSVRLGQYHIHDLTEISIADCLEKIKQIHLSERQAKIGELALKEIQARLKFLIDVGLDYLTLDRAAMTLSGGEAQRIRLATQIGAGLTGVLYVLDEPSIGLHQRDNSRLLQTLTQLRDLGNTLIVVEHDEETIRNADYLIDIGPGAGVHGGEIVSQGTLQHLLDNQLSLTGAYLSGKRTIETPKQRREGNGRSLLIKNAHKNNLKHIHLEIPLGKLVSITGVSGSGKSTLINELLYPALQHHLNRNIAFPQELDKITGLDAIDKVIVIDQSPIGRTPRSNPATYTGIFDSIRAIFAETIEAKARGYKPGRFSFNVKGGRCEACGGQGVNVIEMNFLPDVYVQCEVCKGARYNRETLQVKYKGYSIADVLNMTVSEALEVFQNIPKAVNRLQTLVDVGLGYIHLGQPAPTLSGGEAQRVKLATELSRRATGKTLYLIDEPTTGLSFYDVHQLLNVLQRLVDKGNSIIVIEHNLDVIRCSDWIIDLGPEGGDKGGEVVVTGTPEEVTQHSLSYTGFYLREVLG; translated from the coding sequence ATGACCGAAGACAATACCATCCGCATCCGAGGAGCGAGACAGCATAATCTCAAGAATATCGACCTGGAACTACCGCGCGATCGCCTGATTGTTTTCACAGGGGTGTCCGGCTCGGGGAAATCTTCCTTAGCGTTTGATACCATTTTTGCCGAAGGCCAACGGCGCTATGTGGAGTCCTTAAGTGCCTATGCGCGGCAATTTTTGGGTCAGGTGGATAAACCGGATGTCGATAGTATCGAGGGGTTGAGTCCAGCTATTTCTATAGACCAAAAATCAACCTCCCATAACCCCCGATCTACCGTGGGGACGGTGACCGAAATTTATGATTATTTGCGCTTGTGGTTTGGTCGTGCCGGAGAACCCCATTGTCCCATATGCGATCGCTCCATTGCTCCGCAAACCATCGATCAAATGTGCGATCGCATCATGGAACTTCCTAACCGTACTCGCTTCCAAATTCTCGCTCCTGTGGTACGCGGTAAAAAAGGAACCCATAAAAAACTGCTCTCTAGTTTAGCTTCCCAGGGATTTGTACGGGTGCGAATTAATGGCGAAGTGCAAGACCTTTCCGATACTATTGAACTGGAGAAAAATCGTAAACACGATATCGAAATTGTCATCGATCGCTTAATCATCAAATCAGGATTAGAAGAGCGATTAACCGACTCCTTAAGCACCGCGCTCCATCACGGGGAAGGGATGGCGATGATTGAGATTATGAGAGATTCAGAACCCGAAACGATCCTATTTTCTGAAAACTTCGCCTGTCCCGAACATGGCGCTGTCATGGAAGAATTATCTCCGCGATTATTTTCCTTTAACTCTCCCTATGGCGCGTGTCCCGACTGTCACGGGTTAGGGAGTCACCGCCAATTTTCCCCAGCACTGCTGATTCCCGATGCAGAGGCTCCTTTGTTTCGCGCGATCGCGCCCTGGTCAGAAAAAGAAAATACCTATTATTTATCCCTACTCGACAGTGTAGCAGAAGCCTATAATTTTGAACTAACCACGTCGTGGAAAAATCTAACTTCTGAACAACAAGAGATCATTCTTCATGGCACAACTGAAGAAATCTATCTTGAACCCCAATCCGACTATCGGCAAACTTCCGGTTATTATGCTCGCTTTAAGGGAGTCATTCCCATTTTAGAGCGAATTTACCATGAAACTGGTTCAGACTTACAAAAACAGAAACTTGAACCCTATCTGATTGATAAAATCTGTAGTTCTTGCAACGGAAAGCGCCTGAAGCCAGAAGCCTTATCTGTGCGCTTAGGACAATATCATATTCACGATTTAACCGAGATTTCCATAGCCGATTGTTTGGAGAAAATTAAGCAAATCCATCTATCCGAGCGCCAAGCGAAAATCGGCGAACTCGCTCTCAAAGAAATTCAAGCTAGACTGAAATTTTTAATCGATGTCGGTTTAGATTATCTTACCCTAGACCGTGCTGCCATGACGTTATCTGGAGGAGAAGCGCAACGCATCCGGTTAGCGACCCAAATTGGAGCGGGGTTAACGGGAGTATTATATGTATTAGATGAACCCAGTATTGGCTTACATCAACGGGACAACTCTCGTCTCCTGCAAACCTTAACCCAATTACGGGATTTAGGCAATACCTTAATCGTCGTCGAACATGATGAAGAAACGATTCGCAATGCCGATTATTTGATAGATATTGGCCCCGGTGCAGGGGTTCATGGTGGCGAAATTGTGTCCCAAGGAACGCTACAACACTTACTCGATAATCAGCTATCCTTGACGGGGGCATATTTATCCGGTAAACGAACAATTGAAACGCCAAAACAACGCCGCGAAGGGAATGGGCGATCGCTCCTCATCAAAAATGCCCATAAAAACAATCTCAAACATATCCATCTTGAAATTCCCTTAGGCAAACTCGTCAGCATTACTGGAGTTTCTGGTTCTGGAAAATCAACCCTCATTAATGAACTACTTTATCCTGCTCTCCAACATCATTTAAACCGGAATATTGCCTTTCCCCAAGAATTAGACAAAATCACTGGGTTGGATGCCATTGATAAAGTGATTGTTATCGATCAATCTCCCATTGGTAGAACCCCAAGATCCAATCCTGCCACCTATACCGGTATTTTTGATTCCATTCGTGCTATTTTTGCTGAAACCATTGAAGCCAAAGCCAGAGGATATAAACCTGGACGCTTTTCTTTTAATGTGAAAGGGGGACGCTGTGAAGCCTGCGGAGGACAAGGGGTAAATGTGATTGAAATGAACTTTTTGCCTGATGTTTATGTCCAATGCGAAGTCTGTAAAGGAGCCAGATATAACCGGGAAACCCTGCAAGTGAAATATAAAGGGTATTCTATTGCGGATGTTTTGAACATGACCGTTTCTGAAGCCTTAGAAGTCTTTCAAAATATCCCCAAAGCCGTTAACCGCTTGCAAACCTTAGTCGATGTCGGATTAGGATATATTCATCTCGGACAACCGGCTCCCACCCTCTCTGGAGGAGAAGCTCAACGGGTGAAATTAGCCACAGAATTATCCCGCAGAGCCACAGGAAAAACCCTCTATTTAATTG